A stretch of uncultured Fibrobacter sp. DNA encodes these proteins:
- a CDS encoding TatD family nuclease-associated radical SAM protein — MIVYTVTGTVGQAGYLDIANSGDITGKNIYVNMTNRCPCNCVFCLRQTKKMMEGNTLWLKGGDPSVDQVMEIFDAYDLNVINELIFCGYGEPLERLYDVCSVIDKLKAKYPNLKVRLNTNGLANLIHGKDITPELEGRFDTVSISLNAPDAEEFLALTRSKFGIKSYDALKEFAVLAKAHVKNVVMTVVEKVMPEEKIEICRKTCEDLGVTLRVRPFES, encoded by the coding sequence ATGATAGTTTATACTGTAACAGGAACCGTCGGGCAGGCGGGCTATTTGGATATCGCCAACAGTGGCGACATTACCGGCAAGAACATCTACGTGAACATGACGAACCGTTGCCCGTGCAACTGCGTGTTTTGCCTGCGCCAGACAAAGAAGATGATGGAAGGCAATACGCTCTGGCTCAAGGGCGGCGACCCGAGCGTTGACCAGGTGATGGAAATTTTTGATGCGTACGACCTCAACGTCATCAACGAACTGATTTTCTGCGGATACGGCGAACCGCTCGAACGCCTTTACGACGTATGCAGCGTGATTGACAAGCTCAAGGCGAAGTACCCGAACTTGAAGGTGCGCCTTAACACGAATGGCCTTGCGAACCTGATTCATGGCAAGGATATCACGCCTGAACTTGAAGGGCGTTTCGATACCGTCTCGATTTCGCTGAACGCCCCGGATGCCGAAGAATTCTTGGCACTCACGCGTTCCAAGTTTGGCATCAAGTCTTATGATGCCCTCAAGGAATTCGCTGTGCTCGCGAAGGCCCACGTGAAGAACGTGGTCATGACCGTCGTCGAGAAGGTGATGCCCGAAGAAAAAATCGAGATTTGCCGCAAAACCTGTGAAGATTTGGGCGTCACGCTGCGAGTCCGTCCGTTTGAATCGTAG